In the genome of Leptospira bourretii, the window GGATCAATCTGGGCAAGGCCCTTTACTATACAGAGTTAAGTCGAACGGAAGTAAAATTTATCCAGTTGCTTTGATGCAACAACGAGAAATTGAGGAATCTCACGGTGTTGCATTGCATGCTCAATCCGATCATATTGCTTCTGGAGTTATTTTCCGGGGAAGTGGATTGTTTAATCCAGAATACGGTCTTTCCGTATGGAAAACTGGCGGTAAATTGCTTTGGCAAAAAGGAGGTTTGAAAGGTTTAATTAACGGTCTAGAATTTTCAAAGGATGGGAAACTAATTGTCTCAGCTGATAAAGCAGGCTGGCTTAAAGTCTGGCGTGTTGCCGATGGTAAAGTTCTTTCTGAAAAAAGACATACACGAGGATTCACGGCGGTTAAATTTTTGAGTGATGGGAAGCATGTGGTTACAGGGGATTTTAACGGCGATCTCATTCTATGGTCACTGGATTCTCTCGAACAGGAGAGAATTATACCGACTCAACAAAAAATATACATGCCACTTTATATGCTGGAAAACGATCAGGTTGTTACTGGAGGCACTGATGGTCTTTTAAAGATTACTGATCTGAACCCTAAAGCCTCGCAAAAACCAAAAAAAAGTTTGTAATAGAAATTATGCTGAGCCTCGCCAAAACTATAATAGCGAACAAAATGTTCGTTAAGTTAGACGCTAGATGCAAACGGGAATGATTTTGAAGACAAAATACAATCGGAAGCCATCGATTTCTAGTTGAGCCTCGCCAAAACTATAGTAGCGAACAAAATGTTCGTTAAGTTAGACGCTGGATGCAAACGCGACCGATTTTGAAGACAAAAAGCAAATGGAAGTCATTGATTTCTAGTGATTCACATGAGCCTCGCCAAAACTATAATAACGGACAAAATGTTCGTTAAGTTAGACGCTAGTTGCAAACGGTGCCGATCCTTGAGACAAAAATAAACAGAATTCATCGATTTCTAGTGATTCACAAAGACTTTGTTCCAAAAATGAGTGTTCCGTTGATCGCAAGGATATAAAGAATTCTTCTCTTTTACAGAAGAGATTATTGAATCAAAGCTTGTAAACAATCATTACAAACCGAAATATAAAAGAGAGTAACTCTCTTAAGCGGTTTTCTTCCAAGAGTAGGTGTGGTAGAGACCACCTAACACCGGAGTGGATTCCAAGTCGCAGTTTCCATCTCTCGGTTTGTGGAGGATTGGTGAGGGGATGGGCGTTTCTTTGTCCAAAGAGATGCGGATTCTTTTATAAGCGATTGAGCCTGGGTTTTAAGGATTATGTTTCATAAATAAATAGTAATAAAGTAAAAGTAAAGATAGAGTCATTATGTCCCTAGAGTTAATTACAAAATCTTGATATAGATATATAACACAATAGAATACGAGAAATGTACATAAATCCGTAACGAGATAAATTTTTTTAGGATCTTTCCTTTTCCTTGACAAGATTGGTTTGCGAACCTACTCTTCAAGTATTGAAGAGTAGGTAATCGTTCTTCAAACCCTCTTTTATTTTTTTTCTAACAGACTACTTCTTTAAAAAACAACTCCCTGCGCCAGCGATAGCAGCGGAAATCCTTTCCATAAAGTAAATTATTCTACTCAACTA includes:
- a CDS encoding WD40 repeat domain-containing protein produces the protein MKKKLYILILVMLIFCCHNDSLNEFKWNWHGISTLSLINSQTLLAGSRDGGLLIWHFNTGESENISTENKGIYASFSFGLIAFVDNKKNLCILSLNDFTIKSRLKTKSFANSIAFVHDLLVLDQSGQGPLLYRVKSNGSKIYPVALMQQREIEESHGVALHAQSDHIASGVIFRGSGLFNPEYGLSVWKTGGKLLWQKGGLKGLINGLEFSKDGKLIVSADKAGWLKVWRVADGKVLSEKRHTRGFTAVKFLSDGKHVVTGDFNGDLILWSLDSLEQERIIPTQQKIYMPLYMLENDQVVTGGTDGLLKITDLNPKASQKPKKSL